A single genomic interval of Spinacia oleracea cultivar Varoflay chromosome 6, BTI_SOV_V1, whole genome shotgun sequence harbors:
- the LOC110804150 gene encoding vacuolar protein sorting-associated protein 35B-like isoform X2: MVGAIASGQISKYIGRKGSLMIASIPNIIGWLVVSFSRGNNQITVNTIQDLMELITTEMQSDNAATDSAAEAFFASTLRYIQFQKQKGGAVSEKYEPNEN; this comes from the exons ATGGTTGGTGCAATTGCTAGTGGTCAGATTTCTAAATACATTGGGCGCAAAGGG TCACTGATGATTGCTTCAATCCCAAATATCATTGGATGGTTGGTCGTATCATTTTCGAGA GGAAACAACCAAATCACCGTCAATACAATCCAGGATCTAATGGAATTAATTACTACAGAGATGCAAAGTGATAATGCGGCAACAGATTCTGCTGCTGAAGCTTTCTTTGCAAGCACATTGCGGTACATCCAATTCCAGAAACAAAAAGGTGGCGCAGTTAGTGAGAAATATGAACCTAAT GAGAACTGA
- the LOC110804150 gene encoding vacuolar protein sorting-associated protein 35B-like isoform X1: MVGAIASGQISKYIGRKGSLMIASIPNIIGWLVVSFSRGNNQITVNTIQDLMELITTEMQSDNAATDSAAEAFFASTLRYIQFQKQKGGAVSEKYEPNVSFFVDLGELKS; the protein is encoded by the exons ATGGTTGGTGCAATTGCTAGTGGTCAGATTTCTAAATACATTGGGCGCAAAGGG TCACTGATGATTGCTTCAATCCCAAATATCATTGGATGGTTGGTCGTATCATTTTCGAGA GGAAACAACCAAATCACCGTCAATACAATCCAGGATCTAATGGAATTAATTACTACAGAGATGCAAAGTGATAATGCGGCAACAGATTCTGCTGCTGAAGCTTTCTTTGCAAGCACATTGCGGTACATCCAATTCCAGAAACAAAAAGGTGGCGCAGTTAGTGAGAAATATGAACCTAATGTTAGTTTTTTTGTTGATCTGG GAGAACTGAAAAGTTAA